The Stegostoma tigrinum isolate sSteTig4 chromosome 9, sSteTig4.hap1, whole genome shotgun sequence genome segment ATATcaaaagcagttctgaagacaaCATCAATGAAAACAACGAGGTTTCTTTCCTCAAGAAGGACTACACAAGTCAGGTTATGTTCCAGAACAGACAAAATCCAAAACCCATGGAATTCAGTATAGAAAACTAGCTTATAATTCTCAATGATATCAAATGTCTTTCTACGATCGGTTTTCCCCTGCATTTAATAAAGTGGTGTCCTTAGTCAAGAGGTCCCTGGAAAATAAGTCTAACATATCCTTGTTCCCCACTGAGTTGTGTGGAGCAGAAAGGACAAGCTGCATGGAAAGTGTGGGTGCCATGAGGAAGAGGGATTTGGGACCAGTAAGTGGTAGTCTTTTCTGAGCAAACATGTCCACAAGGGCTGAACGCATGAGTTGGAGGTCCTGCATCAACGTAAAATCCAGCCTCGCTCCCCAACCACAGTGGAACATATGGGCCTAGTGATCGGCACATCGGGCACTCCCTCTCTTTTCCATCTCTCTCATCCTTGTTTCCCCAGTTATGAAAGCCATGTACATGTCCACAGTTAAGATACACCCACGGTTGTTTCTCATCTACATCTTTCCTTTTCATACTGGGGAAGGCCAGTGTATTAAACCCAACCGGACACTGTGGCCTGGCTGCGTTGATCTCCTGACGAAGGGCTTCCAGATGTTTAACAGTCGGAGTGTGAGAGAGTCCCTCTGCAGTGCGCCAAAGTAGAGTTGCTCCACACAGATCAATTAAAGAACCATCCTGCAGGACATTGGTTTCATTCTCAACctaggaaataaaaataaaagtgaaTCGGAAACATGTATTGTGTGAAGAAGTAATTTGTCATCTCACATTCAGACAAAGATACTGTTTGTAAACTCAAAACAGCAAACAGCTAATGTTAAAGTTAGAATGCATCCAGGCTAATGAAAACATTCCGTATTAAGAAATCGCGGTTCCCCAGCCAGTTGTATGCTGGCAAATAAGAGGCAGAACCTGCTTGTGAATTATTCAAGTTTAAAATGCTACTACTTTATCCTTAATTAAGTCAAAGATTCAATGTTAAAAAGCATCACAATGCAAGATATCCTCCTTATTGTCTCAATATCTTTTTATATGCTTTTTCTGGGTAACTAACCATTCTCCCTCGCTGTTGCGCCGACCTAGTTTCTCTCAGGGTGAAAACATTGCCACAGACCGATATTTCTCTCCAGACTCCTGGCTTGGAATCTTCTGTAAAACCAAGTCTTGGATGCATAACAAGGACACCATTTGTGGTTAAACCATCCATCTGACCATCAGAAGTTTTCCATTTGGCAGCCTTCTCCTGAAAGAGGAGAAAACAAAAACGAGCCTCCAGTGGGCAAAAGCACTTCAAACCAAATACAATAAAGTCAACAGCTTACTTCGCATTTGACTTACTCCGAGGAAAATATTCTTAAATGAGTCAAAACCAGCTGCATATATCCTGGCAGTGTAGGGAAGATTCCTTTCACATATAATACGACAGGCAAATCGGGATATGGTGCTCTGAGCAGACTGAGTATCGGCATTACTCTGACTTCCCGGCACAGTATCCGTCACCACAAAATCAATTGGGCTCTCGGTTGAACGGCCAATCTAATAAAAGTCAACAAGAGACAAAACATTTTGTGAAATACAATTACCTCCATCACCAGTCCTTGTTATTATTTCACAAACTTGTTAGCATTAAGTATTGAACTGATGGAAGCCACTAGTTTATTCCGAGTAGTGCGGTTCAAACTTAGTTAAGTCATCAGTGTCCCTTACATGCTTGAGTGGAGGAATGATACTTGAGATTTGGGGAGGTACATACAAAACTAAGGTAAAGCACAAGGTCATACTGAAGATagattgattttcttttttaaaaaacattaaacAGAACAAAAACTTAAGCAAAAATATACAGCAAGACATAACTtgtgaaaacaaaaatgacagGTTACATTGTGTGCAGAGTATCCTGCCGAAGGTTCCATCCATACGTTTTCAAATTATTCTCATTTTCTACTTTGTGATTAAAATGGTTATTCTTCCAAAGCAGAATAAACAACCGAAACAGAGCGCGGGCTCCAACCCACTTGCACCACGGAAGTGCAACACCAATCTGAATTGAATCTGAACTGCCGTTCCCAGATTTCCCGTCAAAATGAAGAACCTATTCAGAAAGTCCAACTGGGATCAGCCACCTCAAAGAACAAGTTTGAATTTAGGAAGCAATAGTTTGGTAAGCTTAGAAGTTCCTCATGATAATTTTGATACGATATTTGGCACTGCAAGGTCACTGCCATAGTCTATTCCAAAACAAAACTATGTCAAGACTATACTCAAGAAGGATTTGGAACCAAGATCCAGGACCCAGGCCATGATGGAATTGCGTGTTTGACAAACAATCCAGAACACTGGGTTTTGCATGGTTGAAATGGAGCACCACTCAACCAATGTTTCACTAGAAAGTATTTAAACACACAGAAGTCAGAAGAATCTTATTGTTGATGAGCATGCTCATCACCAGATGCAACAAGCATGATTTACTGTCTGCACAATAAATGTGAACTACTTTTAATTGAAGACCCATTTAAAGTTACATCTCAAAGGCCGATAACCAGTCTTCTGAATGTAACGTTTGAACCTATTTGGAATTTTTCTGGTGAACGAAAGCTCTTTGTACATGAAACTTTGTGATCAAGTCATTGTTTTGCAACACATGAACCTATTAGTTGCTTCGTAATCCAGCTTTTTAACGTTCTCGCGTTACAACTTACATGGAATCTTTCATtgaatttgctttttaaaaagccCAATGCTATATACTTCAACTACAATTACTTATAAACGTAGCCACATGAGAGAGTGTGGTACATTCCCATTTACCTTTTATCAACATCAAACTCGACCAAACCTCACTGGCATAATGCAACGGTGCACACAACAATTCAAATCCCCCTACACTCACAGGAACAGGGCAGTAAATTGTCAGTGAGCTGAAAATTTTACACCATTCATCAAATAAATAACTGACTGAACAACAGAATTAATAATTAAGATAGCCATTTTATAAAACACCATAGAAGTTGGACTGCTATATAGCTGAAATACCAGGACAGTTTTGCAAGATCAAGTGCtgcatatttttaagctgtgaAATACAATGTTGCTTTTTGATGCAGTAGGAGTAGAATTCTAGATGCAATCCTTTGAATTTAGGAAATTCAGTTTGATGACCAACCTCTGATTGGTTGGGCTGCAGCATTAAAAGTTTAAGTGCCCATACCAGCAGAGAGGGAGTCATTTCAGGATTGTTTGTGGAAAAGTGGAGCATGATTATTGGCACACTTTGTAGTTAAGTTGTAATACATTATCCTCTTTACCTCCCTATAGCACTGAAAGCAAACGCTGACTGACTGTACATTTCAGACCAaaatataaatcaaatcaaatttattgCAAGATAAATTCACataaaagtgaaaaaaatggTTGAACAGCAAGTTCAACAAGATACACTCGTCTTCACAACATTCAATGTCTTTGATCAAAAGTAGGTCTTTTACAATCAGACGAGCTCATTTCACAAACAACTTAAAACTTCTCGGTAATCAATACTTTCATTCTCATCACCTGGACGCACGGCAGAGAAAATACCACCATTACTACAATATGATGAGCTACTTATTACATCTGGTATCCTTATAAATGCCAGAGATCAGCTCATTCTGTGCCATGAAGATGCATTACCTTGAATCTAAATTATGTACTGCCTTTTAAGAtcctatttttaaaacattaaaagtaTTGCAGCCTAGTTGATTCAAATGAAAATACATTAAAGATAACCACTTATGGGATTTTAAGTAGGCCAAAGTCACATTCAAATAACTGTACTGTTTCACTTGTATAAGAACATTAATGCTTAATAAAACAGAACACAAGTTACCTGGAACATATCTGTATTGTTGTCATGTGTATATTCTACCACCACTGTCTGAGCACGTGACAGTGTATATGAAATACTGTGTTGGTCCTTGTTATTTATCGCCTATTAAAAAATTAAAGAAAGAGTACattaaacaaaaggaaaatgatTCAAGGAAGACATTCCCAGCAAATATAACCATTTTCATGCAACCTTTAAAGATACCTCAGATTTTTAAGCTTTCACAATACCTAACCATTCCAGTTAGACTGGGATGATCCTATCCCACAGATTTACAACAAACGCACATCCACTAGGTTCACTGGAGAAATGGAAACAGGACTGCAATTTTACCAGCCACTACCTTCAGTCCATCAGCAACTGCCAAACAATACATTAACCATCAATCTCTTTCTTAGTAATTGTGCTCATTTCGTTCATAAACTCTAAAATGTTAACAATGGTTTTCATCTCATTTGGGGGACTGTGTGGAGAAACTGGAAGCACAGACACGTTGGTGCCCTGATGATTGGATTCCATTTGCTCCCAATTATTTTAATGGTGTGAAAGTCCTGTACCTTTCAATGAAGAGCCAGAGTTTTCAACACAACTGAGATGCATCGTGAGCAACTCCTTCCTTGCCCAAGCATAGGCTTCAGGCATTGCTATGGCACATAGAATGCTAACACTGAGAAAATAAGTGCTTTAAGTGCATCTGCTTATTAATTAACAATTTAATCATGGGAGGGCATCACAGCCAATCTTGAATTTGACCCTCTGACATCCTCTCATACAGTTGAGAGAGGGTAACTGGACTATTTCTCCTCTGCAGCCCAAGATTCACCACacatccttagatagcaccttccaaatgctcagccacttccatctagaaggacaagcgcagcagatacatgggaacaccactgcctgcaacTTCCCttcccaagccactcaccatcctgacttggaaacatattgccattccttcagtgacactgggtcaaaatcctagaattcccacCCTAAGGGCATcacgggtcaacccacagctggtggattgcagcagttcaaaaatcaTCTCACCACCTCCTCtaaggcaaatagggatgggtaataaatgctggccagccagagacacccacgtcccacaaatgaataaataaaagaataatgAAGCCTGATCTTTGAACTCCATAATCTAGGCACAAACCAGGAATGTTACAGATCCGTAATATGAATTTGCACAAAAGATTTTAACATGTACTTCCTGAACCAATGGGGCATCTCTTCTATCGCTAGTCTCATAGGAAAAGGGGTGAAAGTTAATTTATAGCACCATTTCAACCACTCTCCTCCACACCCCATGCCCGCAAAACAAACTGATGTAGGAAAAGCTTTAAGATTTCAGCAGTATCTATAAAAAGCACATCACTCTTCTCTTATGAAATCCACCCACATTTAATTTATGTGGCATCAGAGTGAGGGCCATACATATCTTTAGGTTTTCAAGTCAGCATCATTAATTAAACTTGAAAAGAATTTCTCTGATCACTGACCTGTTACAAGTGACAGATGTTACCCTATAAACTTGCattcaaatcaaatttaaaaacaaacaaaaaaaaagtcaagctTACAACACATTTTCTTACCTAATGTGCGTATTGGGAAACAAGGTTTCTCAGAGATATCCACCCAGGGAGAGCTGACTCCAAACAATAGCTCCACAATCCACTCAATTTCTAGACATGAACTTTGTGACATTTGGATCTTTCTACATTAAATTTATTATTTTTGACCTCAATCTCTTTTTACTGGCCCTAGTGTTTTTTTTTTTAACTCCAATAGAAAGTGTGTGCACAAGACAGACTTGGTTCTAGGTCCGAAAATTGTTATCAAATTTCTACCATTGAAAATGGTGCACGAGTTCTTCAAATACAGCATTGGAATTAATATGAAATAAGACTCCAGTTGTGCAGAAATTATTCTTTCCATAATGCATTAATAACTTAAACAGTGGCATAAAGTTTCATCTTGTGTTCTAAGGCCACTGATTTCTTTACTACAAGTTGGAAACATCTGTCCAGTGAATCTCCTGCATCCCCAGTTTTTTCCTCCCTAAAGCAAAAACCAAATACAATACAAAGAAATAAGACCCACTAAGAGTGAGTGGTTTTATTCTAGCTCACTATGCCTTTGTAGTGCATGCAGCCTAAAAAGGTTCAGGATAAACAATGTTCCAGTGTATTAATCACTAGAAACTTTGTTTGAAGAAGTACCTTCTCTGCTTGGGGAGTACAGGTAACATGCACTGTACTTGGTTTCACACCATTTGGCTTTGGTCTTTTAAATAA includes the following:
- the LOC125455089 gene encoding E3 ubiquitin-protein ligase pellino homolog 1; translated protein: MFSPDQENLSSSTKAPIKYGEIIVLGYNGSLPNGDRGRRKSRFALFKRPKPNGVKPSTVHVTCTPQAEKAINNKDQHSISYTLSRAQTVVVEYTHDNNTDMFQIGRSTESPIDFVVTDTVPGSQSNADTQSAQSTISRFACRIICERNLPYTARIYAAGFDSFKNIFLGEKAAKWKTSDGQMDGLTTNGVLVMHPRLGFTEDSKPGVWREISVCGNVFTLRETRSAQQRGRMVENETNVLQDGSLIDLCGATLLWRTAEGLSHTPTVKHLEALRQEINAARPQCPVGFNTLAFPSMKRKDVDEKQPWVYLNCGHVHGFHNWGNKDERDGKERECPMCRSLGPYVPLWLGSEAGFYVDAGPPTHAFSPCGHVCSEKTTTYWSQIPLPHGTHTFHAACPFCSTQLSGEQGYVRLIFQGPLD